CCTTCGGCAGTCTGGAGTATTTTTTCGTATTTGGGCCTGATACCCGTTTTCTTTCTTTCAAACTGTGCCGCAAGCAACTCTTCCTCATGCTGATTCAGTGACGTCTCATTTTCATCTCCGTGTGTCCACAGCTTCGGATAGTGCTTCTCAATCTGAGAGGGATACAAGCCTGCAAAAATGGCATTTCTCGAATACGGTGTTGCCGTAGGCAAAATGGAGTAGTAAAAGTCGGTGGTTATCTGATAATAAGGACGCAGCATCTTCTCAAAAACCAGCCACTGATCATATCGCATGCAGTCGATCAAAAACAAAAAGGTACTTTTTCCTTCATCCATTTTCGGCATCACCACCTCGCTGACCAGGTCCGGAGACAGCATCGGTCTGTCCTCCCTGCTGGCCCTCAGCCAGTCATAGTATTCGTTTTCGATAAACTTTCCGAACTCCAGATTGGCGGTTTCGAACTGATCCTGCAGGACCTGCTGCAACCCTTCTTCCGAACCCTGAAGCTCCATATGCCAGTTCGTCAGCCGCTTGTAGATTGTGATCCACTCGTCCCAGTCCGGCTGCTCGTTTATCATCATCGTGATTTCATTGAAACTGCGCAAATAGGTCTGGGCGGACTTCTCATCCCTGATGCGTCGGCGGTCCAGAATCCGCTTGACAGTCAGCAGAATCTGATTGGGATTGACAGGCTTTATGAGATAATCGGAAATCTTCCCCCCGATGGCATCTTCCATGATCTCCTCTTCTTCGCTCTTGGTGATCATGACAACGGGTATTCCCGATTTCAGCGTTTTGATCTCATTCAATGTGGCCAGCCCGTCCATTCCCGGCATCTGCTCATCCAGAAAGATGATATCATAATCCTGCTTTTCAATCAGTGCAAGAGCGTCTTCGCCGTTTGTGACGGGTGTCACATTGAAGCCCTTGTTCTCAAGAAATATCATGTGCGGTTTGAGCTGGTCAATCTCATCATCAACCCAAAGAATCGAAATACTCATTAACTGTCCGTTTGCTGTGGTTTAATCTGGTTTTTCCTTTATATCAAAAACTATGTACTCCCGAATATTTTCTAATGTAACGGGGCCAATGCCCGAGACGTTCAATAAATCATCCGGCCCGGAAAAGTGTCCGTTTTTATTGCGATATGAAACTATACGCTCCGCAGTGACCGGACCGATTCCCGGAAGGCGCGTCAACTCATCTGCTTCAGCACTTTGAATATTCACCGGTTCCGTCTGATCACCGGCATCATCACGGTCATAACCGGCGGAACCCTCCGAATCCAACTCCTCCTTTATTCCATCATCTGAAGTTGCATTGCGGTGAGAGAAATTCGCTGACGCAAGTTCTTCATTCTGAAGACGCTGAAATTCCGGGTTTATTGTAACAACAGGTTCGGACGGAACGACCGCTCCCGACTGCTGCACAGCTTTTTCAAACACTTGCCTGTTGCGAAGTGGAAAATATTGCGCCAGGACAAGTTGCCGCTCCCGCTCTTCTATCCCTGACAGGCGCTTGAACTCAGCAATTACGGGTTCATAATAACTCATATCATAGACAGTCCGGGATGGCATGACATATGTAAACCCGCTTATTATCAGATTGGCTGATATGAGTAAAAGGATCACCCGCCGCTCCCCTGCAGTAATCTGCAACTCCTCCATCCAGAAAAAAAACTGTCTTTGCCACATTGCACTTATTGGGTTTGTTTAGGGTTGTCTGTTGATCAGAACACGGTGTTCTACCTGTTCGTGACTGTCAGACAAACAAACCCCGCAGCCCTTACATCCATGGCAAAAAATGGTACAAACCGGAAGGCTATTTTTTGAACCTGAGCAGGTTTTCCTCCCCGACAGCCTCAACGGCCGTATTGAGCGCATACATGCTTTCAAAAAGCACAATCGGATGCCCTTCAATGTCAAATGTCACATTGGTTGAATAAGCGGCTTTAAGTTTGGCTATCACCTTCTCATCATCCGGCAGCCAGCGTGCGGCAATATATGTCGTAGGCGTCAGGTTTATTTCTGCCTTGTACTCTGTTTTCATGCGATGTTCGACAACCTCAAACTGCAGCGCACCGACTGTACCGAGCAGCAACTCATTGCCAACGCCGCCGGGCACTTCAAAAACATTGACCACACCTTCTTCTGAGAGCTGTTTGAGTCCTTCCCGCAACTGTTTTCTTTTGAACGGGTCTTTGGAGGTAGCCTTGCGGAAATGTTCCGGAGAAAAAAGCGGAATCACGTCAAAATTTACCGGCTCACCATAATACAAGGTACTGCCGATCCGGAAATCACCCGGATTGAAGAGTGCCACAATATCACCGGGATAGGCCGTGTCCAGCAGCTTACGCTCCTCTCCCATAAGGCTGTGCGGAGTGGCCATCCTCAGCTTCCGGCCGTTATCTGCCAGCTTCACCTCCATTCCGCGTTTAAACATGCCCGAAGTAACCCGGACAAATGCGGTACAATCGCGGTGCTCCGGATTCATGTTTGCCTGGAGCTTGAAAACGAAACCGGAGAAATCCTTTTCCAGATTGTGCAGCTCACCTTTGTCGTTTTCGTAGGGTTTGGGCGCAGGGGCAAGCTCCCGGAAATAATTCAAAAACAGATCCAGTCCGAAATTGTTGAGCGCCGAACCGAAGAAAACCGGAGAGGCCTCGCCGTTCTGAAACTGGCCGCGATCCATGGCATCAAACTCATCGCCGATGAGCTCAAGCTCTTCGAAGTACGCTTCTCTCGCTGCCTGGCCCAGGGTGCTTTCTTCCAGTCCCTGTTCCAGAGGCAGAAGCTCAGCATCGGCTTTCAGTGCGCCATGCTTGTTCTTTTTGTAAAGGTTCAGTTCTTTGCCGATGAGATCATAGACGCCCTGGAAATCGGCGCCGTAGCCAATCGGCCAGCTTGCGGGTATGGCAGTCACCCCCAGCTTTTCTTCAATATTGCTCAGCACCTCCAGCGGCTCCATACCCGGACGGTCGCACTTGTTGACAAACGTGATCACCGGAATTTTTCTCAGCCGGCATACTTCAAACAGCTTTTCAGTCTGCTCTTCGACACCCTTGGCAACATCTATCACCATAAGCGCACAATCCGCAGCAATAAGTGTTCGGAATGTATCTTCGGAAAAGTCTTTGTGACCGGGGGTGTCCAGCAGGTTATACCTGATACCGTCTTTTTCAAACCTCAGCACCGAGGAGGTTACGGAGATGCCACGCTCCTGTTCGATGGCCATCCAGTCGGAGGCAGCGTGCCTGGCGGCTTTTCGCTGCTTGATGGATCCGGCC
The nucleotide sequence above comes from Natronogracilivirga saccharolytica. Encoded proteins:
- a CDS encoding ComEA family DNA-binding protein — encoded protein: MWQRQFFFWMEELQITAGERRVILLLISANLIISGFTYVMPSRTVYDMSYYEPVIAEFKRLSGIEERERQLVLAQYFPLRNRQVFEKAVQQSGAVVPSEPVVTINPEFQRLQNEELASANFSHRNATSDDGIKEELDSEGSAGYDRDDAGDQTEPVNIQSAEADELTRLPGIGPVTAERIVSYRNKNGHFSGPDDLLNVSGIGPVTLENIREYIVFDIKEKPD
- a CDS encoding peptide chain release factor 3; amino-acid sequence: MPEVQTKVKENGIAGEVASRRTFAIISHPDAGKTTLTEKLLLYGGAIHEAGSIKQRKAARHAASDWMAIEQERGISVTSSVLRFEKDGIRYNLLDTPGHKDFSEDTFRTLIAADCALMVIDVAKGVEEQTEKLFEVCRLRKIPVITFVNKCDRPGMEPLEVLSNIEEKLGVTAIPASWPIGYGADFQGVYDLIGKELNLYKKNKHGALKADAELLPLEQGLEESTLGQAAREAYFEELELIGDEFDAMDRGQFQNGEASPVFFGSALNNFGLDLFLNYFRELAPAPKPYENDKGELHNLEKDFSGFVFKLQANMNPEHRDCTAFVRVTSGMFKRGMEVKLADNGRKLRMATPHSLMGEERKLLDTAYPGDIVALFNPGDFRIGSTLYYGEPVNFDVIPLFSPEHFRKATSKDPFKRKQLREGLKQLSEEGVVNVFEVPGGVGNELLLGTVGALQFEVVEHRMKTEYKAEINLTPTTYIAARWLPDDEKVIAKLKAAYSTNVTFDIEGHPIVLFESMYALNTAVEAVGEENLLRFKK
- a CDS encoding bifunctional response regulator/alkaline phosphatase family protein; amino-acid sequence: MSISILWVDDEIDQLKPHMIFLENKGFNVTPVTNGEDALALIEKQDYDIIFLDEQMPGMDGLATLNEIKTLKSGIPVVMITKSEEEEIMEDAIGGKISDYLIKPVNPNQILLTVKRILDRRRIRDEKSAQTYLRSFNEITMMINEQPDWDEWITIYKRLTNWHMELQGSEEGLQQVLQDQFETANLEFGKFIENEYYDWLRASREDRPMLSPDLVSEVVMPKMDEGKSTFLFLIDCMRYDQWLVFEKMLRPYYQITTDFYYSILPTATPYSRNAIFAGLYPSQIEKHYPKLWTHGDENETSLNQHEEELLAAQFERKKTGIRPKYEKILQTAEGKKISDKILNYTQSQFSAFVINFVDTLVHSRSDSQVLKEIAPDVTAFRELTQTWFAHSSLFQMLKKLSEQDVNIIITTDHGSIRAMRDTKVLGDRDTSTSLRYKFGRHLKCDDDAAIHITRPGDYFLPRANMNTNYIIAKEDYYFVYPTNYNKFQNKYRDTFQHGGASMEEMILPLVHLTPKS